The stretch of DNA CGTCGCGTCCATAGAGTACGATCCCAACCGCTCCGCGCGCATAGCTCTTCTGCATTATGCCGACGGAGAAAAGAGATATATCGTTCAGCCGGTCGGACTCAAAGTCGGAGACACGGTTGTCTCGGGCGTTGAGGTCGAGGTGAAAGTCGGCAATTCCATGACTCTGGAAAAAATTCCTGTGGGTCAGATAATTCACAACGTGGAACTGGTTCCCGGCAACGGCGCGCAGCTTGCCAGATCTGCCGGCGCCATGGTTCAGTTGCTGGGCAAGGAAGGAAATCTTGCTCACTTGCGTCTGACTTCCGGCGAAATCAGAATGGTTCCCGTTAAGTGCCGCGCCACCATAGGGCAGGTAGGCAATCTTGATCACGAAAATGTGACGATAGGCAACGCCGGCCGTGCCAGACATATGGGTCGCCGTCCGACGGTAAGAGGCACGGCCATGAACGCGACGGACCATCCGCACGGAGGCGGCCGCGGACGTTCCAAGGGCAACAATCAGCCCAGAAGTCCGTGGAATCAGCCGGCCAAGGGCTACAAGACCCGCTCCGCCAAGACGCACGACTGGATGATAATCCGTCGCAGGACCGGACAGAAAGTATAACGATACGCAGACGCCTTGCGCCTTCGACCTGACATATAACCTAAGCACTTATTGAGGTAAAGTTATGAGCCGTTCAAGCTGGAAAGGGCCGTACGTAGACGAAAAACTCGCAAAAAAAGTTTCGATAATGAACCAGACGGGACAGAAACGTCCTATAAAGACATGGGCTCGCGCGTCCATGATTCCGCCCGAATTCGTAGGACATACCTTTGAAGTTCATAACGGAAGAAAGTTTCTTAAAGTTTACGTTACGGAACAGATGGTCGGGCATCGCCTGGGAGAATTTTCACCCACCAGGTTCTTTAAGGGTCACGGTATGGCGCATACCAAGGAAGCCGCCGACCTTACGTAAGACGGCAATACGGATCGCCGCGCCGTTCGCGGGCAGTTGACGGATAAAAACAGGACTTAATAAAGAGAGTCGCAAACTATGGAATCATCAGCCACCGCAAAATACGTAAGAGTAAGCGCTCGCAAAGTCGAGCAGCTGCTCGACATCGTAAGAAGAAAAACAGTCAAAGAAGCTCTCGACACTCTGGCTTTCACCGTGAAAGCGCCGTCGGAGCCGGTCTCCAAGGCCATCAAATCGGCTTTGGCCAATATGGGAAAAAACGCCGACCCGTCGCGCGCTGTCATCAAAGAAGCCGTGGTCGGGAAGGGCGTTTATATGAAAAGATTTCGAGCGGGTCCTCAGGGAAGGGGCATGCCCTACACCAGAAAGACCTGCCACATAAAAATCGTGTTAAGCGACGCTAAATAAGAGGCGACATGGGACAGAAAGTTCATCCTAAATCCGTACGACTCGGCTACATCAAAGACTGGGACTCCAGGTGGTTCGACTTAAAGAACGCGCCGCGCTGGATAGAAGAAGATTTCAAGATTCGTCAACTCATTAAGAACAAGCTCTATAGCGCGGGCATTTCGCGCATCGTCATAGAGCGAATGGGATCCGGCAAGTATCTTAAAATCATCATCTACACTTCGCGCCCAGGCGTAATTATAGGCCGTCAGGGTCAGGAAATTGAGCGGCTCAAAATTGACCTTGAGGAACTCACGGGGCTCAGAGTCGATATTACCGTGCTTGAAATAAAAAGAGCCGAACTCGACGCGCAGCTCGTGGCGGAATCGGTGGCTTTTGCGATCGAACGGCAGATAGCGTACCGCCGCGCGATGAAAAAAGCCATTGAGAAAGCTATCGGCTCGGGAGCCGGCGGAATAAAAATAAAAGTTTCCGGCCGTCTGGCGGGAGCCGAAATAGCCCGCACCGAATGGCTGCTGGAAGGACGTCTGCCGCTGGCGACTTTCCGCGCTGA from Elusimicrobia bacterium HGW-Elusimicrobia-1 encodes:
- a CDS encoding 30S ribosomal protein S3, whose product is MGQKVHPKSVRLGYIKDWDSRWFDLKNAPRWIEEDFKIRQLIKNKLYSAGISRIVIERMGSGKYLKIIIYTSRPGVIIGRQGQEIERLKIDLEELTGLRVDITVLEIKRAELDAQLVAESVAFAIERQIAYRRAMKKAIEKAIGSGAGGIKIKVSGRLAGAEIARTEWLLEGRLPLATFRADIDYGFAEARTKLGIIGVKAWIFKKELFRKSDADLMADVKAVDKNEIAAAVSTEPAVTPAAGKDEAGKKA
- a CDS encoding 50S ribosomal protein L22, whose protein sequence is MESSATAKYVRVSARKVEQLLDIVRRKTVKEALDTLAFTVKAPSEPVSKAIKSALANMGKNADPSRAVIKEAVVGKGVYMKRFRAGPQGRGMPYTRKTCHIKIVLSDAK
- a CDS encoding 50S ribosomal protein L2, with product MVKDYKPYTPSRRFITTEDFSDVTRHRPEKSLVEGLKKKGGRNNTGEIMVRHHGGGHKRLYRIIDFKRDKYDVPARVASIEYDPNRSARIALLHYADGEKRYIVQPVGLKVGDTVVSGVEVEVKVGNSMTLEKIPVGQIIHNVELVPGNGAQLARSAGAMVQLLGKEGNLAHLRLTSGEIRMVPVKCRATIGQVGNLDHENVTIGNAGRARHMGRRPTVRGTAMNATDHPHGGGRGRSKGNNQPRSPWNQPAKGYKTRSAKTHDWMIIRRRTGQKV
- a CDS encoding 30S ribosomal protein S19 produces the protein MSRSSWKGPYVDEKLAKKVSIMNQTGQKRPIKTWARASMIPPEFVGHTFEVHNGRKFLKVYVTEQMVGHRLGEFSPTRFFKGHGMAHTKEAADLT